One genomic window of Streptomyces sp. WP-1 includes the following:
- a CDS encoding non-heme iron oxygenase ferredoxin subunit — MSFVRACGLSELEEDTPRRVELDGTPVSVVRTEGEVFAIYDICSHANVSLSEGEVEDCQIECWLHGSAFDLRTGKPSGLPATRPVPVYPVKIEGDDVLVSLTQES; from the coding sequence ATGAGTTTCGTACGCGCCTGTGGGCTGAGCGAGCTGGAGGAGGACACCCCCAGGCGGGTGGAACTCGACGGCACGCCGGTCTCGGTCGTCCGCACCGAGGGTGAGGTGTTCGCGATCTACGACATCTGCTCCCACGCGAACGTCTCGCTCTCCGAGGGCGAGGTGGAGGACTGCCAGATCGAGTGCTGGCTGCACGGCTCCGCGTTCGACCTGCGTACCGGCAAGCCGTCCGGCCTCCCCGCGACGCGCCCCGTACCCGTATACCCCGTAAAGATCGAAGGGGACGACGTGCTCGTCTCCCTCACCCAGGAGTCCTGA
- the sufD gene encoding Fe-S cluster assembly protein SufD: MAEAQNIPVGSTTAGQIAVAAESTVATRMSVPPSFDVADFPVPHGREEEWRFTPLERLRGLHDGTAVATGDGVKVDVQAPEGVVVETVGRDDARLGRAGTPVDRIAAQAYSAFEQASVVTVPKETVLTEPVRIAVHGQGGTAFAHQVIELGAFAEAVVVIDHTGDAVLAANVEYVLGDGAKLTVVSVQDWDDKAVHTAQHNTLIGRDASFKSVVVTFGGDVVRLHPRVAYAGPGGEAELYGLYFTDAGQHQEHRLLVTHNTPHCKSNVVYKGALQGDDAHAVWIGDVLIEAKAEGTDTYEMNRNLVLTDGARVDSVPNLEIETGEIVGAGHASATGRFDDEQLFYLMARGIPEQDARRLVVRGFFAELVQQIGVADIEERLLARIGQELEASVA; the protein is encoded by the coding sequence ATGGCTGAGGCCCAGAACATCCCGGTGGGCTCCACCACCGCCGGCCAGATCGCGGTGGCCGCGGAGTCGACCGTCGCCACGCGCATGAGCGTGCCCCCGTCCTTCGACGTCGCGGACTTCCCCGTCCCGCACGGCCGCGAGGAGGAGTGGCGGTTCACCCCGCTGGAGCGCCTGCGCGGGCTGCACGACGGCACCGCCGTCGCCACCGGTGACGGCGTGAAGGTCGACGTGCAGGCCCCCGAGGGCGTCGTCGTGGAGACCGTGGGCCGCGACGACGCGCGCCTCGGCCGCGCGGGCACCCCCGTGGACCGGATCGCCGCCCAGGCGTACTCCGCCTTCGAGCAGGCCTCGGTCGTGACCGTCCCCAAGGAGACCGTGCTCACCGAGCCGGTCCGCATCGCCGTGCACGGCCAGGGCGGCACCGCCTTCGCCCACCAGGTGATCGAGCTGGGCGCCTTCGCCGAGGCCGTGGTCGTCATCGACCACACCGGCGACGCGGTGCTCGCTGCCAACGTCGAGTACGTGCTGGGCGACGGCGCCAAGCTGACCGTCGTCTCCGTCCAGGACTGGGACGACAAGGCCGTCCACACCGCCCAGCACAACACGCTGATCGGCCGGGACGCGTCCTTCAAGTCGGTCGTCGTCACCTTCGGCGGCGACGTCGTACGGCTGCACCCGCGTGTCGCCTACGCGGGCCCCGGCGGCGAGGCCGAGCTGTACGGCCTGTACTTCACCGACGCGGGCCAGCACCAGGAGCACCGCCTCCTGGTCACCCACAACACCCCGCACTGCAAGTCGAACGTCGTCTACAAGGGCGCGCTCCAGGGCGACGACGCGCACGCGGTCTGGATCGGCGACGTGCTCATCGAGGCCAAGGCCGAGGGCACCGACACCTACGAGATGAACCGCAACCTGGTCCTCACCGACGGCGCCCGCGTCGACTCGGTGCCGAACCTGGAGATCGAGACCGGCGAGATCGTGGGCGCCGGCCACGCCTCCGCCACCGGCCGCTTCGACGACGAGCAGCTCTTCTACCTGATGGCCCGCGGCATCCCCGAGCAGGACGCCCGCCGCCTGGTGGTCCGCGGCTTCTTCGCCGAACTCGTCCAGCAGATCGGCGTCGCCGACATCGAGGAGCGTCTGCTCGCCAGGATCGGGCAGGAGCTGGAGGCCTCGGTCGCATGA
- a CDS encoding metalloregulator ArsR/SmtB family transcription factor gives MKNVGEAREAPTGAPQEELATGERSTRNRVVRSILDHGPSTVAELAGRLGLTQAAVRRHLDALAADDVVEAREQRVYGTRTRGRPAKVFALTDCGRDAFDQSYDKLAADALRWIAEHEGGSGAVAAFARARIASQARAYRRAIEGVSPDKRAEALAKALSADGYAATARSAPVGEQLCQHHCPVAHVAEQYPQLCEAETEIFAELLGTHVQRLATIAHGDGVCTTFIPKISTDAPASTAGRNPA, from the coding sequence GTGAAAAACGTCGGCGAGGCTCGGGAGGCCCCCACGGGGGCCCCGCAGGAGGAGCTCGCGACCGGTGAGCGCTCCACGCGCAACCGCGTCGTGCGATCCATCCTGGACCACGGGCCCTCGACCGTCGCCGAACTCGCGGGCCGGCTGGGACTGACCCAGGCGGCCGTCCGGCGCCATCTGGACGCGCTGGCCGCGGACGACGTGGTGGAGGCCCGGGAGCAGCGGGTGTACGGCACACGCACGCGCGGCCGCCCCGCCAAGGTCTTCGCGCTCACCGACTGCGGCCGCGACGCCTTCGACCAGTCGTACGACAAGCTGGCCGCGGACGCGCTGCGCTGGATCGCCGAGCACGAGGGCGGGTCCGGCGCGGTCGCCGCCTTCGCCCGCGCCCGGATCGCCTCCCAGGCGAGGGCGTACCGCCGGGCGATCGAGGGCGTGAGCCCCGACAAGCGCGCGGAAGCGCTGGCCAAGGCCTTGAGCGCGGACGGGTACGCTGCTACGGCGCGCAGCGCACCGGTCGGCGAGCAGCTCTGCCAGCACCACTGCCCGGTCGCCCATGTCGCGGAGCAGTACCCGCAGCTGTGCGAGGCGGAGACGGAGATCTTCGCCGAGCTGCTGGGTACCCACGTCCAGCGACTGGCGACCATCGCGCACGGCGACGGCGTCTGCACGACGTTCATTCCCAAGATTTCCACTGACGCACCTGCAAGCACGGCCGGGAGGAACCCCGCATGA
- a CDS encoding cysteine desulfurase, whose protein sequence is MTQLSGLLDTEAIRKDFPVLDRVVHDGRKLVYLDNAATSQKPRQVLDALNEYYERYNANVHRGVHVLAEEATALYEGARDKVAEFVNAPSRDEVIFTKNASESLNLVANMLGWADEPYRVDHETEIVITEMEHHSNIVPWQLLAQRTGAKLKWFGLTDDGRLDLSNIDEIITEKTKIVSFVLVSNILGTVNPVEAIVRRAQEVGALVCVDASQAAPHMPVDVQALGADFVAFTGHKMCGPTGIGVLWGRQELLEDLPPFLGGGEMIETVSMHSSTYAPAPHKFEAGTPPIAQAVGLGAAIDYLQAIGMEKILAHEHALTQYAVERLAQVPDLRIIGPTTAEDRGAAISFTLGDIHPHDVGQVLDEQGIAVRVGHHCARPVCLRYGIPATTRASFYLYSTPAEIDALVDGLEHVRNFFG, encoded by the coding sequence GTGACACAGCTGTCGGGCCTCCTCGACACCGAGGCGATCCGCAAGGACTTCCCCGTCCTGGACCGTGTCGTCCACGACGGCAGGAAGCTCGTGTACCTGGACAACGCGGCGACCAGCCAGAAGCCGCGCCAGGTGCTGGACGCCCTCAACGAGTACTACGAGCGTTACAACGCCAACGTCCACCGCGGCGTGCACGTCCTCGCCGAGGAGGCCACGGCACTCTACGAGGGCGCGCGCGACAAGGTGGCGGAGTTCGTCAACGCCCCGAGCCGCGACGAGGTGATCTTCACCAAGAACGCCTCCGAGTCCCTCAACCTCGTGGCCAACATGCTCGGTTGGGCCGACGAGCCCTACCGGGTCGACCACGAGACCGAGATCGTCATCACGGAGATGGAGCACCACTCCAACATCGTGCCGTGGCAGCTGCTGGCGCAGCGCACCGGCGCGAAGCTGAAGTGGTTCGGCCTGACCGACGACGGCCGCCTGGACCTGTCGAACATCGACGAGATCATCACCGAGAAGACGAAGATCGTCTCCTTCGTGCTGGTCTCGAACATCCTCGGCACCGTCAACCCGGTCGAGGCGATAGTGCGCCGCGCCCAGGAGGTCGGCGCGCTGGTGTGCGTCGACGCCTCCCAGGCCGCGCCGCACATGCCGGTGGACGTCCAGGCCCTCGGCGCCGACTTCGTGGCCTTCACCGGCCACAAGATGTGCGGTCCGACCGGCATCGGCGTGCTGTGGGGCCGCCAGGAGCTGCTGGAGGACCTGCCGCCGTTCCTGGGCGGTGGCGAGATGATCGAGACCGTCTCGATGCACTCCTCGACGTACGCCCCCGCGCCGCACAAGTTCGAGGCGGGCACGCCCCCGATCGCGCAGGCGGTCGGCCTGGGCGCGGCGATCGACTACCTCCAGGCGATCGGCATGGAGAAGATCCTCGCGCACGAGCACGCGCTCACCCAGTACGCGGTGGAGCGGCTGGCCCAGGTCCCCGATCTGCGGATCATCGGCCCGACCACGGCCGAGGACCGGGGCGCCGCGATCTCCTTCACCCTGGGCGACATCCACCCGCACGACGTGGGCCAGGTCCTGGACGAGCAGGGCATCGCGGTCCGCGTCGGCCACCACTGTGCCCGTCCGGTCTGCCTGCGCTACGGAATTCCCGCGACCACGCGAGCGTCGTTCTATCTGTACTCCACGCCGGCCGAGATCGACGCTCTGGTCGACGGTCTGGAGCACGTACGGAACTTCTTCGGCTGA
- the sufC gene encoding Fe-S cluster assembly ATPase SufC, with protein MATLEIRDLHVTVEADNATKEILKGVDLTVKQGETHAIMGPNGSGKSTLAYSLAGHPKYTITEGTVLLDGEDVLEMSVDERARAGLFLAMQYPVEVPGVSVSNFLRTSATAVRGEAPKLRTWVKEVKEAMERLHMDPAFAERNVNEGFSGGEKKRHEILQLELLKPKMAILDETDSGLDVDALRIVSEGVNRVRETGEVGTLLITHYTRILRYIKPDHVHVFSAGRIVESGGPELADKLENEGYEAYVKGGASA; from the coding sequence ATGGCAACGCTTGAAATCCGAGACCTGCACGTCACCGTCGAGGCCGACAACGCCACGAAGGAGATCCTCAAGGGCGTCGACCTGACCGTGAAGCAGGGCGAGACGCACGCCATCATGGGCCCCAACGGCTCCGGCAAGTCGACCCTCGCCTACTCGCTCGCGGGTCACCCGAAGTACACGATCACCGAGGGCACCGTGCTGCTCGACGGCGAGGACGTCCTGGAGATGTCCGTCGACGAGCGCGCCCGCGCCGGCCTGTTCCTGGCCATGCAGTACCCGGTCGAGGTCCCCGGCGTCTCGGTCTCCAACTTCCTGCGCACCTCCGCCACCGCCGTGCGCGGCGAGGCCCCGAAGCTGCGCACCTGGGTGAAGGAGGTCAAGGAGGCCATGGAGCGTCTCCACATGGACCCCGCCTTCGCCGAGCGCAACGTCAACGAGGGCTTCTCCGGCGGCGAGAAGAAGCGCCACGAGATCCTCCAGCTCGAACTGCTCAAGCCGAAGATGGCGATCCTGGACGAGACCGACTCGGGCCTGGACGTCGACGCGCTGCGCATCGTCTCCGAGGGCGTCAACCGCGTCCGCGAGACGGGCGAGGTCGGCACCCTGCTGATCACGCACTACACGCGCATCCTGCGCTACATCAAGCCCGACCACGTCCACGTCTTCTCTGCGGGCCGCATCGTCGAGTCCGGCGGCCCGGAGCTCGCGGACAAGCTGGAGAACGAGGGCTACGAGGCATACGTGAAGGGTGGCGCATCCGCGTGA
- a CDS encoding ABC transporter ATP-binding protein: MRSEPVVQVQALVKRYGTKTAVNGLDLEARAGVTAVLGPNGAGKTTTVETCEGYRKPDSGTVRVLGLDPVRQSAELRPRIGVMLQSGGVYSGARADEMLRHVAKLHAHPLDVAALIERLGLGSCGRTSYRRLSGGQQQRLALAMAVVGRPELVFLDEPTAGLDPQARRATWDLVRDLRADGVSVILTTHHMDEAEELADDVAIIDGGKVIAQGSPEELCKGGAENTLRFSGRPGLDVASLLKALPDGCTAAELTPGAYRVVGQVDPQLLATVTSWCAQHGVMPDRISVERHTLEDVFLELTGKELRS, from the coding sequence ATGCGAAGTGAGCCCGTGGTCCAGGTCCAGGCCCTGGTGAAGCGGTACGGCACGAAGACCGCGGTGAACGGCCTCGACCTGGAGGCCAGGGCCGGTGTGACCGCCGTTCTCGGACCCAACGGCGCCGGCAAGACGACGACGGTCGAGACCTGCGAGGGGTACCGGAAGCCGGATTCCGGCACGGTGCGCGTCCTGGGCCTCGACCCCGTGCGGCAGTCGGCCGAGCTGCGGCCCCGGATCGGTGTGATGCTCCAGTCCGGCGGCGTGTACTCCGGCGCCCGCGCGGACGAGATGCTGCGCCATGTCGCCAAGCTGCACGCCCACCCGCTGGACGTGGCCGCCCTGATCGAACGACTCGGCCTCGGCAGCTGCGGCCGTACCTCCTACCGTCGGCTCTCCGGCGGCCAGCAGCAGCGCCTCGCGCTCGCCATGGCCGTCGTCGGCCGCCCGGAACTGGTCTTCCTGGACGAGCCGACCGCGGGCCTCGACCCGCAGGCCCGCCGGGCCACCTGGGACCTGGTGCGGGACCTGCGCGCCGACGGCGTCTCGGTGATCCTCACCACGCACCACATGGACGAGGCCGAGGAACTCGCCGACGACGTCGCGATCATCGACGGCGGCAAGGTCATCGCCCAGGGCTCCCCGGAAGAGCTGTGCAAGGGCGGCGCCGAGAACACCCTGCGCTTCTCCGGCCGCCCCGGACTCGACGTCGCCTCGCTGCTCAAGGCCCTCCCGGACGGCTGCACCGCCGCCGAGCTGACCCCGGGCGCCTACCGCGTCGTCGGCCAGGTCGACCCGCAGCTGCTGGCCACCGTGACCTCCTGGTGCGCCCAGCACGGCGTGATGCCGGACCGCATCTCGGTCGAACGGCACACCCTGGAAGACGTCTTTCTGGAGCTGACCGGCAAGGAGCTGCGTTCATGA
- the sufB gene encoding Fe-S cluster assembly protein SufB has product MTLPTETAHPELEGLGNYEYGWADSDVAGASARRGLNDDVVRDISDKKSEPEWMTKLRLKGLRLFEKKPMPNWGSDLSGIDFDNIKYFVRSTEKQAESWEDLPEDIKNTYDKLGIPEAEKQRLVAGVAAQYESEVVYHQIREDLEEQGVIFLDTDTALKEHPELFKEYFGTVIPAGDNKFAALNTAVWSGGSFIYVPKGVHVEIPLQAYFRINTENMGQFERTLIIVDEGAYVHYVEGCTAPIYKSDSLHSAVVEIIVKKNARCRYTTIQNWSNNVYNLVTKRAVAYEGATMEWIDGNIGSKVTMKYPAVYLMGEHAKGETLSIAFAGEGQHQDAGSKMVHMAPNTSSNIVSKSVARGGGRTSYRGLVEIGEGAHGSKSNVLCDALLVDTISRSDTYPYVDVREDDVSMGHEATVSKVSEDQLFYLMSRGLTEFEAMAMIVRGFVEPIAKELPMEYALELNRLIELQMEGAVG; this is encoded by the coding sequence ATGACTCTCCCCACGGAGACTGCCCACCCTGAGCTGGAGGGCCTGGGCAACTACGAATACGGCTGGGCCGACTCCGACGTGGCCGGTGCCTCCGCCCGGCGCGGTCTGAACGACGACGTCGTCCGCGACATCTCCGACAAGAAGTCGGAGCCGGAGTGGATGACCAAGCTGCGCCTCAAGGGCCTCAGGCTCTTCGAGAAGAAGCCCATGCCGAACTGGGGCTCCGACCTGTCGGGCATCGACTTCGACAACATCAAGTATTTCGTGCGCTCCACGGAGAAGCAGGCGGAGTCCTGGGAGGACCTGCCCGAGGACATCAAGAACACGTACGACAAGCTGGGCATCCCCGAGGCCGAGAAGCAGCGCCTGGTCGCCGGCGTGGCCGCCCAGTACGAGTCGGAGGTCGTCTACCACCAGATCCGCGAGGACCTGGAGGAGCAGGGCGTCATCTTCCTGGACACCGACACCGCCCTCAAGGAGCACCCGGAGCTCTTCAAGGAGTACTTCGGCACGGTCATCCCGGCCGGCGACAACAAGTTCGCCGCGCTGAACACGGCCGTGTGGTCCGGCGGCTCCTTCATCTACGTGCCGAAGGGCGTGCACGTGGAGATCCCGCTCCAGGCCTACTTCCGTATCAACACGGAGAACATGGGCCAGTTCGAGCGGACCCTGATCATCGTCGACGAGGGTGCCTACGTGCACTACGTCGAGGGCTGCACCGCGCCGATCTACAAGTCGGACTCGCTGCACAGCGCCGTGGTCGAGATCATCGTCAAGAAGAACGCCCGCTGCCGCTACACGACCATCCAGAACTGGTCGAACAACGTCTACAACCTGGTCACCAAGCGCGCCGTGGCGTACGAGGGCGCGACCATGGAGTGGATCGACGGCAACATCGGCTCCAAGGTGACGATGAAGTACCCGGCCGTCTACCTGATGGGCGAGCACGCCAAGGGCGAGACCCTGTCCATCGCCTTCGCGGGCGAGGGCCAGCACCAGGACGCCGGCTCCAAGATGGTCCACATGGCGCCGAACACCTCGTCCAACATCGTGTCGAAGTCCGTGGCGCGCGGCGGCGGCCGCACCTCGTACCGCGGCCTGGTCGAGATCGGCGAGGGCGCCCACGGCTCCAAGTCGAACGTGCTGTGCGACGCGCTGCTCGTCGACACCATCTCCCGCTCCGACACGTACCCGTACGTCGACGTCCGCGAGGACGACGTGTCCATGGGTCACGAGGCGACCGTCTCCAAGGTCTCCGAGGACCAGCTCTTCTACCTGATGAGCCGTGGTCTGACCGAGTTCGAGGCGATGGCGATGATCGTGCGCGGCTTCGTCGAGCCGATCGCCAAGGAGCTGCCCATGGAGTACGCGCTCGAACTCAACCGGCTGATCGAGCTGCAGATGGAAGGCGCGGTCGGCTGA